A window of Zingiber officinale cultivar Zhangliang chromosome 5A, Zo_v1.1, whole genome shotgun sequence contains these coding sequences:
- the LOC121982122 gene encoding AMSH-like ubiquitin thioesterase 3, with translation MRPYVRSIDINALAQRVEVDNRISLPFYFRIADNLLKQARIYREEKNIIDLYIILLRYSSLLCETIPCHHEYQALPLAFKEKLLAVMNELESLKPEVQRRVDELNREHMILNSSQKRISTSSAPAKTQILSNSHIEQMPVSNTSLSSWRPSNNKIQIVSPNNLQTERSFQKISLGLLHPKEETLSRHSILGSNGLWGPNSRPITGRRVQYPSNSELIQDASSRLIQDVQSSSAVINEGDSRKNNYDLDSVLSLDDGRWSIAVEESDSIIKTAAQEDFAHLNIRQPSPPPVLAEVQPQLFAIPPSRVADPRPGPANPSQEGTKSFQHMHVPVKMMESFLRLAEKNTFKNLETCGILAGALKNRMFYVTTLIIPKQESTSDSCQTTDEEEIFNVQDKLSLFPLGWIHTHPTQTCFMSSIDLHTHYSYQIMLPEAIAIVMAPTDTSRTHGIFHLTDPTGVNLIRNCQERGFHPHEEPLDGTPIYEHSSHVYMNTNMKFDVIDLRSL, from the exons ATGAGGCCTTACGTGAGATCGATCGACATCAACGCCCTCGCTCAGAGGGTGGAAGTCGACAACCGCATCTCCCTTCCCTTCTACTTTCGCATCGCCGATAATCTCCTCAAGCAG GCTAGAATTTATAGGGAGGAGAAAAATATCATTGATTTGTACATCATACTTCTCAGATATTCAAG CCTGTTGTGTGAGACAATTCCCTGCCACCATGAATATCAGGCACTTCCTCTTGCGTTTAAGGAG AAATTGTTAGCTGTAATGAATGAACTAGAATCGCTAAAGCCAGAAGTTCAACGCCGAGTTGATGAACTTAACCGTGAGCATATGATACTAAATTCTAGTCAGAAAAGGATCTCCACTAGTTCAGCTCCGGCTAAGACACAAATCCTCTCTAATTCACACATTGAGCAG ATGCCTGTAAGTAATACATCTTTGTCCTCATGGAGGCCTTCTAACAATAAGATTCAAATTGTGTCGCCAAACAACTTGCAGACAGAGAGATCATTTCAGAAAAT ATCCCTTGGCCTACTTCATCCAAAAGAAGAAACCTTATCTAGGCACTCCATTTTAGGGTCTAATGGGCTTTGGGGTCCCAATTCAAGACCAATTACTGGTAGAAGG GTCCAGTATCCAAGCAATTCTGAGTTAATTCAAGATGCAAGTTCAAG GCTGATTCAAGATGTGCAATCCAGTTCAGCTGTGATAAATGAGGGCGATTCTAGAAAGAACAATTATGATCTGGACTCAGTTCTGTCCCTTGATGATGGTAGATGGTCTATTGCTGTAGAGGAATCTGATTCTATTATCAAAACCGCAGCTCAGGAAGATTTTGCTCATTTGAACATAAGGCAACCATCTCCTCCTCCAGTTCTAGCCGAAGTGCAACCTCAGTTGTTTGCAATTCCCCCATCCAGAGTTGCTGATCCAAGACCAGGCCCTGCAAATCCTTCACAAGAAGGAACAAAGTCTTTTCAACATATGCATGTT CCAGTAAAGATGATGGAATCATTTTTGCGGCTAGCGGAAAAGAATACTTTCAAGAACTTGGAAACCTGTGGAATTCTTGCAGGTGCATTG AAAAATAGGATGTTTTATGTGACCACCTTAATAATCCCAAAGCAAGAATCAACATCTGATTCG TGCCAAACTACTGATGAAGAAGAAATATTTAATGTCCAAGACAAGCTCTCTCTGTTTCCTCTTGGGTGGATTCAT ACTCACCCAACGCAGACATGTTTCATGTCATCAATTGATCTCCATACTCATTATTCATATCAG ATTATGTTACCAGAAGCAATTGCAATTGTTATGGCGCCAACAGATACATCAAG AACACATGGTATATTCCATTTGACAGATCCAACAGGTGTTAATCTGATACGCAATTGTCAAGAACGCGGATTCCACCCACACGAGGAGCCTCTTGATGGCACTCCTATTTACGAACACAGCTCTCATGTTTACATGAATACCAATATGAAATTTGATGTCATCGATCTTCGTAGCTTGTGA